The Naumovozyma dairenensis CBS 421 chromosome 1, complete genome genome includes a region encoding these proteins:
- the LSB5 gene encoding Lsb5p (similar to Saccharomyces cerevisiae LSB5 (YCL034W); ancestral locus Anc_1.39) yields MGFLTDHPHTAISEIIFRIVSSEDYPLEVELTTLIDLIDDNRKANDYNYTINQEEAARAIRKRLKYGNSIQQNRSLDLLDLIITQNIKYSTLFNDTKLLKLLESIAKSDDSKMNLDTKFVKRTISYMKSWNSYLLESGLSNSRCFHELYLLSNDLKNQKIRTTSNSNTTNKTKKQSSRTRSRTRSKKSNFLNDSADESVYTSSPFGSSSTTIASARNQNKTTLQNADRKYRIPHIDLKKEGPKISLIISNSLAAAVALQNSLIILPKDANALDDENATKNFIKARAIRRKVLRYLQLVTEGEFLGSLLYANDELVKALTLYDERSFITDNSDSYSDEEDSLANYDSDSDSDIDSASNSDDADRYNTRRNVTPPSKPIQKDDDPFGDANII; encoded by the coding sequence atggGTTTCCTAACAGATCATCCGCATACAGCCATTTCAGAAATAATCTTCAGGATTGTTTCTAGTGAAGATTACCCATTAGAAGTAGAACTAACCACATTAATTGACTTGATCGATGATAACCGTAAGGCAAATGACTACAATTATACAAtaaatcaagaagaagCCGCTAGAGCCATCAGGAAAAGGTTAAAATACGGTAACTCAATACAACAAAACAGATCCTTGGATTTGTTAGATTTAATCATTAcacaaaatataaaatattccactttatttaatgatacaaaattattgaaattattggaaTCAATTGCTAAAAGTGATGATTCTAAGATGAATCTCGATACAAAATTCGTTAAGAGAACCATATCATATATGAAATCTTGGAATTCTTACCTATTGGAATCTGGTCTAAGTAATTCAAGATGTTTCCATGAACTATATctattatcaaatgatttgaaaaatcagAAAATACGAACAACTAGCAACTCCAATACTACTAATAAGACGAAGAAACAATCATCAAGAACAAGATCAAGAACAAGATcgaaaaaatcaaatttcttaaatgaTTCAGCTGATGAATCTGTTTATACTTCATCCCCATTCGGTTCCTCTTCCACTACCATAGCATCAGCAAGGAATCAAAATAAGACAACTTTACAAAATGCTGATCGTAAATATAGAATCCCTCatattgatttgaaaaaagagGGTCCCAAGATTAGTTTAATCATTAGTAATTCATTAGCTGCTGCGGTAGCATTACAAAACTCTTTAATTATCTTACCAAAGGATGCAAACgcattagatgatgaaaacGCTACCAAGAATTTTATTAAGGCAAGAGCCATTAGAAGGAAAGTGTTACGATATTTACAATTAGTTACCGAGGGTGAATTCCTTGGTTCCTTGTTGTATgctaatgatgaattagtGAAAGCATTGACATTATATGATGAAAGAAGTTTTATAACAGACAATAGTGATTCATACAGTGATGAAGAGGATAGTCTAGCCAATTATGATAGTGATAGCGACAGTGATATTGACAGCGCCAGTAACAGCGACGATGCGGATAGATACAATACAAGAAGAAACGTTACGCCACCTTCAAAACCAATTcaaaaagatgatgatcCATTCGGTGATGCCAATATCATTTAG
- the MXR2 gene encoding peptide-methionine (R)-S-oxide reductase (similar to Saccharomyces cerevisiae YCL033C; ancestral locus Anc_1.40), with product MISRIIIKRSYPINYLTTFRNTGIYLFQSKNHFVRNFTRITAMSSSSSSSNNHWNSNLTSEQLHVLRDKGTERPHTGKYLHNKDSGVYTCANCSNPLYTSNTKFDSGCGWPSFYKPYGNKSLNYHVDNSMGVERIEITCKKCGGHLGHVFKGEGWTKLLNLPVDERHCVNSASLNFSKID from the coding sequence atgatatcaagaattattatcaagagGTCATATCCAATTAACTATTTAACTACGTTTAGAAACACAggaatttatttatttcaaaGTAAAAATCATTTTGTTAGAAATTTCACAAGAATCACAGCCatgtcatcatcatcttcatcttctaacAATCATTGGAATTCCAATTTGACTTCAGAACAACTACATGTATTAAGAGATAAGGGAACCGAGAGACCCCATACGGGTAAATATTTGCATAATAAGGATAGTGGGGTATATACATGTGCCAATTGTTCTAATCCGTTATATACTAGTAATACTAAATTTGATTCTGGTTGTGGATGGCCATCATTTTATAAACCATATGgtaataaatctttaaattatCATGTGGATAATTCCATGGGGGTAGAACGTATTGAGATTACTTGTAAGAAATGTGGTGGTCATTTAGGTCATGTCTTTAAGGGTGAAGGTTGGActaaattattgaatttgcCCGTTGATGAGAGACATTGTGTTAATAGTgcttctttgaattttagTAAAATCgattaa
- the STE50 gene encoding Ste50p (similar to Saccharomyces cerevisiae STE50 (YCL032W); ancestral locus Anc_1.42), giving the protein MSNPVEEEEEAPTQPETTYDREQSKPASEEQLLGTNGEKVNNPLTTFRSKSTLHVKGEETTLDEQSFMEWSVNDVVKWCFKSLSLNDINDPLIKNLVDHDISGDVLDELDINDCKDLCDHDNKKAIKLQLAFNKLTDTHPHKTALDQDKENYTTILDNLYSLVSDKLQEFQDEYSNFRNEVIERITQSDPIVRSTIERKVPSLLTPVQTAIPANEAGQEYFSTNHHPHPHPYPPHQTTSNPRLSLYGPPNNLSSMAPLHKQVIPQQRQVKRTGSYSSSSDNTPTTLTHPSNAQQQQQQQQQQQQSTSTSPVEPLKQLRASKEDSCERILKNAMKRHNLNDKDWKQYVLVICYGDQERILELNEKPVLIFKNLKQQGLHPAIMLRKRGDFQELSLENINTNMNTYAYNNNNTNIPAHDHFNEQSPHEETYDNVTPGGRL; this is encoded by the coding sequence ATGTCAAACCcagttgaagaagaagaagaagcacCCACGCAACCTGAAACAACTTATGATCGAGAACAATCAAAACCTGCATCAGAGGAACAATTACTGGGAACTAATGGAGAAAAAGTGAACAACCCTCTAACTACATTCAGATCCAAATCTACATTACACGTGAAGGGAGAAGAAACCACATTAGATGAACAATCTTTCATGGAATGGTCCGTTAACGATGTTGTGAAATGGTGTTTCAAAAGTTTATCATTGAATGATATAAATGACCCATTGATTAAAAACCTGGTTGATCACGACATTAGTGGTGATGTACTGGATGAATTGGACATTAATGATTGTAAAGATTTATGTGAtcatgataataaaaaggCTATTAAATTACAACTAgcattcaataaattaacTGATACCCATCCTCACAAAACAGCTCTCGATCAAGACAAGGAAAATTATACTACAATATTAGATAATCTTTACTCTTTGGTCTCTGATAAATTACAGGAATTTCAAGATGaatattccaattttaGGAATGAAGTCATTGAAAGAATAACGCAATCTGACCCAATCGTTAGAAGTACAATTGAAAGGAAGGTACCTTCCTTATTAACTCCTGTACAGACAGCCATTCCGGCTAATGAAGCAGGGCAAGAATATTTCTCAACTAATCATCATCCACATCCACATCCATATCCTCCTCATCAAACAACTTCTAATCCAAGATTATCGTTGTACGGTCCaccaaataatttatcatccaTGGCTCCATTACATAAACAAGTTATACCACAACAACGACAGGTAAAGAGAACGGGATCGTATTCCTCCTCATCTGATAATACTCCCACTACATTGACCCATCCAAGTAATGCCcaacagcagcaacagcagcagcaacagcagcagcaatCAACTTCTACATCCCCGGTTGAACCATTAAAACAATTACGGGCATCAAAGGAGGATTCCTGTGAAAGGATCCTGAAAAATGCAATGAAAAGACATAATCtaaatgataaagattGGAAACAATATGTACTTGTCATCTGTTATGGTGATcaagaaagaatattagaattaaatgaaaaacccgtcttaatattcaaaaatttaaaacaaCAAGGTTTACATCCAGCAATCATGCTAAGGAAAAGAGGTGATTTCCAAGAATTATCgttagaaaatattaacaCCAATATGAATACATATgcatataataataataatactaatattCCAGCCCATGATCATTTCAATGAACAATCTCCTCATGAAGAAACATATGATAATGTTACTCCTGGTGGTAGACTATAA
- the RRP7 gene encoding Rrp7p (similar to Saccharomyces cerevisiae RRP7 (YCL031C); ancestral locus Anc_1.43) translates to MAESSEVKQRQELKTKSSSSSLATGIDCMKNGFLVIPFKLSPNVYHYTFVKKHQTKLDSESNGLFVVNLPLLTNVDILKKVLSQICSKFDTIAHVEKLLYNDEFGLDEIDLSSLTSDLLKDTNNTNESRFTPRNTSVLKFVDESSLNNCFNALRKYSQLTSSSSKKNKNVDDELIQWEFENPSIATFINFYKPIDIEYLKNDVYEHLKIFEQRELEEESNVQSSIVDEDGFTLVVGKNTKSLNSIRKKILNRNPLSKYESKVGGDKRTPNAIDKKAKQDFYRFQVRERKKQEINQLLNKFKEDQEKIKVMKAKRKFNPYK, encoded by the coding sequence ATGGCTGAATCCTCTGAGGTGAAACAACGCCAAGAATTGAAGACAAAGAGttcttcgtcttctttGGCCACAGGAATTGATTGTATGAAGAATGGATTTCTAGTAATACCGTTCAAATTATCACCCAATGTTTACCATTACACATTTGTTAAGAAACATCAAACCAAGTTAGACTCAGAATCCAACGGTTTATTCGTGGTAAATCTACCATTACTGACGAATGTCGACATACTGAAGAAAGTTTTATCACAAATTTGTAGTAAGTTTGATACTATTGCTCATGTGGAAAAATTACTTTATAACGATGAATTTGGGTTAGATGAAATagatttatcatctttaacGTCTGATCTGTTAAAAGATACAAATAACACAAATGAATCTAGATTTACTCCAAGGAATACTTcagttttgaaatttgtaGATGAATCAAGTTTgaataattgttttaatGCTCTAAGAAAATACTCTCAATTAACAAGCAGTAGTTCtaagaagaataaaaacGTTGATGACGAATTGATTCAATGGGAATTTGAAAACCCATCTATTGCTacattcattaatttctaCAAACctattgatattgaatatttgaagaatgaCGTTTATGAACATTTGAAAATCTTCGAACAAAGAGAATTGGAAGAGGAATCTAATGTTCAAAGTTCTATTGTAGATGAAGACGGGTTTACTTTGGTTGTTGggaaaaatacaaaatcattaaattccattagaaagaaaatattaaatagGAATCCACTGTCTAAATATGAAAGCAAAGTTGGTGGAGATAAGAGGACACCAAATGCTATTGATAAAAAGGCCAAACAAGATTTCTATAGATTCCAAGTAAGAGAACGTAAGAAGCAAGAAATTAACCAattattgaacaaatttaaagaagatCAAGAAAAGATTAAGGTAATGAAGGCCAAGAGGAAGTTCAATCCATATAAGTAA
- the HIS4 gene encoding trifunctional histidinol dehydrogenase/phosphoribosyl-AMP cyclohydrolase/phosphoribosyl-ATP diphosphatase (similar to Saccharomyces cerevisiae HIS4 (YCL030C); ancestral locus Anc_1.45), whose amino-acid sequence MALSILPLFGADASETITSKPFLTLTGHALLDTSVLSKDQILFFIKQFNFTFQKISIQLNDSSKFSDDDLIELLNNGITYVITSLPSSTFTSFTDSINISKERLITPTSPSYSTYKIIPATELSLSSFEHNLLSQLKTDRKDGLYTTLVLDTSDRCLGLVYSSIESIQKAIELQKGVYFSRSRNNIWIKGESSGNTQLLKQIDIDCDGDALKFVVEQKNNTFCHLNTNSCFGDFNYGLLELQSLLQDRLQNSPEGSYTKRLFNDETLLNAKIKEEAEELTDAQTAGEIAWEAADLFYFAMTKLVAKGVSLSDVENNLKLKHLKVTRRKGDAKEKFLPTKKEEEEEEEPKQATKIDPSAPIHLNVVKSTNKQGVIEAVTRPIQKTSQIMHLVNPIIENVKSKGDAALIEYTAKFDGVQLTTPVLEAPFPDEYLEGLTEEMKEALDLSIENVRKFHAAQLQKEPLVVETQPGVICSRFPRPIERVGLYIPGGTAVLPSTALMLGIPAQVAQCKEIVFASPPRKSDGRVSPEVVYVASQCGASKIVLAGGAQAVAAMAYGTESVPKVDKILGPGNQFVTAAKMYVQNDTQALCSIDMPAGPSEVLVICDEDADEDYVASDLLSQAEHGIDSQVILCAINLSEEKIIRIQEAVNKQALALPRVDIIRQCISHSTIILCDSYEEAFEMSNRYAPEHLILQINNANDYVELVDNAGSIFVGAYTPESCGDYSSGTNHTLPTYGYARQYSGANTSTFQKFITAQNVTPEGLKNIGKAVMCVAKVEGLDGHRNAVKVRMEKLGLLPQGFE is encoded by the coding sequence ATGGCTCTATCTATACTACCATTATTCGGAGCTGATGCTTCTGAAACAATTACATCAAAACCTTTTTTAACTTTAACGGGTCATGCTTTACTGGACACTTCTGTCTTATCAAAAGATCAAATACTATTCTTCATCAAGCAATTCAATTTCACTTTCCAAAAGATCTCGATTCAATTGAACGATTCTAGTAAATTTTCTGATGACGATTTAATCGAATTGTTGAACAATGGTATCACGTACGTTATTACTTCTTTACCATCTTCCACCTTCACTTCATTCACAGATTCAATCAACATCTCCAAAGAAAGATTAATTACCCCAACTTCACCATCATATTCTACTTACAAGATAATCCCAGCCACTGAACTGTCACTTTCTTCATTCGAACACAATCTTTTATCACAATTGAAAACTGACCGTAAAGATGGTCTCTACACCACCTTAGTTCTAGATACTTCAGATCGTTGTCTCGGTTTGGTTTATTCATCAATCGAATCCATTCAAAAAGCCattgaattacaaaaagGTGTCTATTTCTCTAGATCTcgtaataatatttggatCAAAGGAGAATCATCAGGTAATACCCAACTTTTAAAACAAATTGATATCGATTGTGACGGCGATGCCTTGAAATTCGTCGTcgaacaaaaaaataacacTTTTTGTCACTTGAATACTAATTCTTGCTTTGGTGATTTCAATTACGGTCTTTTGGAATTACAATCCTTATTGCAAGATAGATTACAAAATTCTCCAGAGGGGTCGTACACTAAGAGATTgtttaatgatgaaactCTTTTGAACGCTAAGatcaaagaagaagctgaAGAATTGACTGATGCCCAAACTGCTGGTGAAATTGCTTGGGAAGCTGCTGATTTGTTCTACTTCGCAATGACTAAATTGGTAGCTAAAGGTGTCTCCTTGAGTGACGTTGagaataatttgaaattgaaacatttgAAAGTTACCAGAAGGAAAGGTGATGCTAAGGAAAAGTTTTTGCCAActaagaaagaagaagaagaagaagaagaaccaAAACAAGCTACCAAGATTGACCCATCTGCtccaattcatttaaatgTAGTGAAAAGCACCAACAAACAAGGTGTTATTGAAGCTGTTACAAGACCAATCCAAAAGACTTCTCAAATTATGCATTTAGTCAATccaatcattgaaaatgttaAGAGTAAAGGTGACGCTGctttaattgaatatacAGCCAAGTTCGATGGAGTTCAATTAACCACCCCTGTCCTAGAAGCACCATTCCCTGATGAATACTTAGAAGGTTTAACAGAAGAAATGAAGGAAGCGCTAGATTtatctattgaaaatgttcGTAAATTCCACGCTGCTCAATTGCAAAAGGAACCTCTAGTCGTGGAAACTCAACCTGGTGTCATTTGTTCAAGATTCCCAAGACCAATTGAAAGAGTGggtttatatattccagGTGGTACTGCTGTTTTGCCAAGTACGGCATTAATGTTAGGTATCCCAGCCCAAGTGGCTCAATGTAAAGAAATTGTCTTTGCTTCTCCACCAAGAAAATCGGATGGTAGAGTCTCTCCTGAAGTCGTCTATGTCGCTTCTCAATGTGGTGCTTCCAAGATCGTTCTTGCTGGTGGTGCTCAAGCTGTTGCCGCCATGGCTTACGGTACTGAAAGTGTTCCAAAAGTGGATAAGATTTTAGGTCCAGGCAATCAATTCGTTACCGCTGCTAAGATGTACGTTCAAAATGATACTCAAGCTCTATGTTCTATAGATATGCCTGCTGGTCCAAGTGAAGTCCTGGTCATTTGCGATGAAGATGCCGATGAAGATTATGTAGCAAGTGATTTGTTGTCTCAAGCTGAACATGGTATTGATTCTCAAGTTATATTATGTGCCATCAATTTAtctgaagaaaaaattataagaATTCAAGAAGCTGTTAACAAGCAAGCATTAGCTTTACCTCGTGTTGATATTATTCGTCAATGTATTTCACATAGTACTATCATATTATGTGATTCCTATGAAGAAGCGTTTGAAATGTCGAATAGATATGCTCCAGAACATTTAATTTTACAAATCAATAACGCTAATGATTATGTTGAATTAGTTGATAATGCTGGTAGTATCTTTGTTGGTGCTTACACTCCAGAATCTTGTGGAGATTATTCAAGTGGTACTAACCATACCTTACCAACTTATGGTTACGCAAGACAATATAGTGGTGCTAATACTTCTACTTTCCAGAAATTCATTACGGCTCAAAATGTCACTCCAGAAGGTTTGAAGAATATCGGTAAGGCTGTCATGTGTGTTGCTAAAGTAGAAGGTCTTGATGGCCACAGAAATGCTGTTAAGGTTagaatggaaaaattaGGCCTACTACCTCAAGGCTTCGAATAG
- the BIK1 gene encoding Bik1p (similar to Saccharomyces cerevisiae BIK1 (YCL029C); ancestral locus Anc_1.46) encodes MYHNNNNSNDNIDLTRYQKKIGCSIQIPKIGRGELKYVGPVSNKQGIFVGVDLLANIGKNNGSFEGRVYFKTEYPSSGLFIQLSKVAKLIDNASFTNSNTHNNATSSVGRNSSRRNTLNFKSSNERKLITNSLPRSTSRISSHGSTGSTIIRRQGPILSANSNNHQYINGTGTANANGGVNAHDNIGMDLTMMKSPTPMRFESQQQSRDNANDDDLDTDMDMDIDPPSSAVRRSLGLNIRTEDHTQISMSNEQQQLIRDYEIKIDKQRNEISQYKKLLDDQRMVLEEIQPTIDQYEKNLHDMELQLQNVNNQLNQEREQQLKQKQFFETEHEQLLAVIDQLHEEIKENEKQFININNNKSIDTHNNNNNVFSDEEFKSIKNELELLKISRSKWDKEREQLKMHNTSLSKELMALMNADINNDDDIKKEHGEIEELKKEMQKLQSELKEANMQLAKLPSSTSSSRMPNNNETKSAVVHSPKNNITIESLPIYKPDHPIDASAGRELWCALCEREGHESIDCPFEIPRGEPIAPAGSAMGKTRVLIADRDIDEVAQTNTNTNGITTNASPDRNEALYF; translated from the coding sequence ATGTaccataataataataatagtaatgaCAACATTGATCTAACGAGGTATCAAAAAAAGATTGGTTGCTCTATTCAGATTCCCAAAATTGGTAGAGGCGAATTAAAATATGTTGGGCCTGTTTCAAATAAACAAGGTATATTTGTTGGTGTAGATTTACTTGCTAATATTGGTAAGAATAATGGATCATTTGAAGGGAGAGTTTATTTTAAGACAGAGTATCCATCTAGTGGGTTATTTATCCAATTGAGTAAAGTTGCTAAATTGATTGACAATGCTTCGTTTACCAATAGTAACACGCATAATAATGCAACTAGTAGCGTTGGGAGAAATAGCTCGAGAAGGAACACgttgaatttcaaaagtaGCAACGAAAGAAAGTTAATAACAAATAGTTTGCCTCGAAGTACCAGTAGGATAAGTAGTCATGGTAGTACTGGATCGACGATCATTAGAAGACAAGGCCCTATTCTGAGCGCCAATTCTAATAACCATCAATACATAAATGGGACTGGGACCGCAAACGCAAATGGGGGTGTGAACGCTCATGATAATATTGGAATGGATCTAACAATGATGAAGTCTCCAACACCGATGAGATTTGaatcacaacaacaatccCGAGACAATGcgaatgatgatgatttagataCAGATATGGATATGGATATTGACCCTCCATCTTCTGCTGTAAGGAGATCATTAGGATTAAATATCAGAACAGAAGACCATACACAAATTTCTATGTCAAATGAACAACAGCAGTTGATACGAGATTATGAGATCAAGATAGACAAACAAAGGAATGAAATATCTCAATACAAGAAACTTTTAGATGATCAAAGAATGGTTTTAGAAGAGATTCAACCTACTATTGATCAATATGAGAAAAATTTACACGATATGgaattacaattacaaaatgtTAATAATCAACTAAATCAGGAAAGAGAACAACAATTGAAACAGAAACAGTTTTTTGAAACTGAACATGAACAATTGTTAGCGGTAATAGATCAATTGCacgaagaaattaaagaaaatgaaaagcaatttataaatatcaataacaacaaaTCTATTGATacacataataataataataatgtctTCTCTGATGAGGAATTTAAGAGTATAAAgaatgaattagaattacTAAAGATTTCTCGATCAAAATGGGATAAAGAAAGGGAACAATTAAAGATGCACAATACTTCATTAAGTAAAGAATTGATGGCACTTATGAATGCAGATATCaataatgatgacgatATAAAGAAAGAGCATGGGGAAATAGAAGAGTTAAAGAAGGAAATGCAAAAATTACAATCTGAATTGAAGGAAGCTAATATGCAGCTGGCGAAGCTGCCGTCATCCACGTCTTCATCGAGGATGCcgaataataatgagaCTAAGAGTGCAGTAGTGCACTCACctaagaataatattacgATAGAATCATTACCTATATATAAACCAGATCATCCAATTGATGCCAGCGCCGGAAGAGAATTATGGTGTGCACTATGTGAAAGAGAAGGTCACGAAAGTATTGATTGTCCCTTCGAAATACCAAGAGGAGAACCGATTGCACCCGCAGGCTCAGCTATGGGGAAGACTCGTGTACTAATTGCCGATCGTGATATAGATGAGGTAGCACAAACGAATACGAATACGAATGGTATAACGACGAATGCTTCTCCGGATCGTAATGAAGCACTATACTTTTGA
- the RNQ1 gene encoding prion domain-containing protein RNQ1 (similar to Saccharomyces cerevisiae RNQ1 (YCL028W); ancestral locus Anc_1.47) — MNTDQLISEAQDHFNNGQHEEAVAKLTSAARSDPNGQQVTVIESLIEQVSYYVVQNGDQQQSQDRGMSDVLLNTLTSNGNGSTQTQLGKLALLSTIMSSSNKHNNNNNNNNGGGFNLGSVMSLFSSNGHNNNQPSSMSSSALASLAGHFFNQGQNNDNNNNNNSYSNQGHQNQGSTTFGTLASMAQSYMSSGKQNQHQQQGQGQHGYGQNQGQYNSNQQQGYNNYNNQNNQGYHNNNQGYNQGYNNGNQGYNQNNQCYQNQNQHQNQNQNQNQDGALSGLMSMASSYLMGSSDGSSHYQGQGQGQGYSQGQHYNQDQNQNQHQNYNQNQNQNYDQNYNQNQYQSQYQNSNQGTYTNNGNQNETFDFSGNFAPGNNNNRPY; from the coding sequence ATGAATACTGATCAACTCATTTCAGAAGCTCAAGATCATTTTAACAATGGACAACATGAAGAAGCAGTCGCTAAATTGACCTCTGCCGCTAGATCTGATCCAAACGGTCAACAAGTAACCGTCATTGAATCCTTAATTGAACAAGTATCCTATTACGTTGTTCAAAATGGTGATCAACAACAATCTCAAGATCGTGGGATGAGCGACGTCCTTTTAAATACTTTGACTTCAAACGGTAATGGATCCACTCAAACTCAGTTAGGAAAATTAGCCTTGTTATCCACTATTATGTCTTCTTCGAATAAGcacaataacaataataataacaacaatggAGGTGGGTTCAACTTAGGATCAGTTATGTCTTTGTTCAGCTCGAATGgtcataataataatcaaccAAGTTCTATGTCAAGTTCTGCTTTAGCTTCATTGGCCGGTCATTTCTTTAATCAAGgtcaaaataatgataacaataataataataatagctATAGTAATCAGGGCCATCAAAACCAAGGTTCGACTACCTTTGGAACTCTAGCTTCTATGGCACAATCTTATATGTCTTCTGGTAAGCAAAAccaacatcaacaacaaggGCAAGGACAGCATGGTTATGGTCAAAATCAAGGTCAATACAATAGTAACCAGCAACAAGGTTACAACAACTATAACAATCAAAACAATCAAGGATATCATAACAATAATCAAGGATACAATCAAGGATACAATAACGGTAATCAAGGCTACAATCAAAACAATCAATGctatcaaaatcaaaatcaacaCCAAAACCAAAACCAAAACCAAAACCAAGATGGAGCTCTCTCGGGCTTGATGTCAATGGCCTCTAGCTATTTAATGGGTTCTAGTGACGGTAGTTCTCATTATCAAGGTCAAGGTCAAGGCCAAGGTTATTCTCAGGGTCAACATTACAATCAGGATCAGAACCAGAATCAACATCAAAATTACAATCAGAACCagaatcaaaattatgatCAAAACTATAATCAAAACCAGTACCAAAGTCAATATCAGAATTCAAACCAAGGAACGTATACCAATAACGGAAATCAAAATGAAACTTTTGATTTCTCAGGCAATTTTGCTCCAGgaaacaataacaacagGCCTTATTAA